From Methanomassiliicoccales archaeon LGM-RCC1, one genomic window encodes:
- a CDS encoding DNA cytosine methyltransferase translates to MSSFRFADLFAGCGGLSLGMEQAGFKLVFASDIDPVCSNTFIKNRNISEEQMFIGDIADLNDHIEDYSDYLKDIDLVCGGPPCQGFSMANRQRLIDDPRNILYKEYLRFLDHVRPKYFIMENVKGMLNKIGEIFEDIKNILGNEYDVSYSVFNAKDYGVPQNRERLIVIGNRMGISSDSIIADIRSKSDSCPRFVLRDALKGLPPLMPNRQKNSSSIENDEVGYFARDYKYEMDEFYRFINGDRKIESLYNHKNRYNNNRDIEIFTRLPQGANSLHPSIKDIMPYASRNDIFKDKYFKLKEDEVCKTITSHMKFDCNMYIHPTQARGLSPREAARIQTFPDDFIFYGAQNSWYKQAGNAVPVKLAQAIGEEVIKHL, encoded by the coding sequence ATGAGTTCGTTTAGATTTGCAGATTTGTTTGCCGGATGCGGGGGGCTCAGTCTTGGAATGGAACAAGCTGGATTCAAATTAGTATTTGCCAGTGACATAGATCCCGTCTGCTCTAACACATTCATAAAAAATCGTAACATTTCAGAAGAACAGATGTTTATAGGCGACATTGCAGATCTAAATGACCACATCGAGGACTACTCGGATTATCTCAAAGACATTGACCTAGTATGTGGTGGTCCGCCTTGTCAAGGTTTTTCAATGGCTAACCGTCAGCGTTTGATTGATGATCCCCGCAATATCCTATACAAAGAATATTTGAGATTCCTGGACCACGTTCGTCCCAAATATTTCATCATGGAAAATGTAAAAGGGATGTTGAACAAAATTGGAGAAATTTTCGAGGACATAAAAAACATTCTTGGAAATGAGTATGACGTATCTTACTCTGTTTTCAACGCCAAAGATTACGGTGTCCCCCAGAACAGGGAGAGGCTTATCGTTATTGGAAATAGAATGGGTATATCTTCAGATTCAATCATCGCAGATATACGTTCCAAGTCAGATTCGTGCCCTCGTTTTGTTCTCCGCGATGCATTAAAAGGTCTCCCCCCATTGATGCCCAATAGACAGAAAAACAGCAGTTCCATTGAAAATGACGAAGTCGGATACTTTGCCAGAGATTACAAGTATGAAATGGACGAGTTCTATAGATTCATTAATGGGGACAGGAAGATTGAATCCCTATATAATCATAAGAACCGGTACAACAACAATCGCGACATTGAGATATTTACGAGGTTGCCCCAGGGGGCAAATTCGCTTCACCCTAGTATCAAAGATATAATGCCTTACGCATCACGTAACGACATTTTCAAGGACAAATATTTCAAACTCAAAGAGGACGAAGTCTGCAAGACTATTACCTCCCACATGAAGTTTGATTGTAATATGTACATTCATCCCACACAAGCTAGAGGGCTATCCCCCCGTGAGGCCGCCCGCATCCAAACCTTCCCCGACGATTTTATCTTCTACGGGGCACAAAACAGTTGGTATAAGCAAGCTGGAAACGCCGTGCCAGTAAAATTGGCCCAAGCTATCGGAGAAGAGGTCATTAAACATTTATGA
- a CDS encoding DNA cytosine methyltransferase translates to MKQLELFSGVGGFRQASELLEIDFGVEFKTVGYSEIDVNAKRTYNSVFDTNGEMDIGDIVEFNSDESNIKSIPDISLITGGFPCQPFSMMGKQKGFDDDRGNLFFEIMKIVRIKKPRYILLENVKNLKTHDSGDTLSVIISTLESANYRVKMDIFNTSDYGLAQTRNRIYIFAYPKSMGDIDFSNGVVKTTFDKIERKTSIMKQDNTHEVLSKSVDAKYFLSERIKPTILANGSKNFQSRSEINQLIARPLTATMAKMHRACQDNYFSTGYIESDNPEEYVKKQFSKEELAKQPIRRITPREAFALQGFDSTYFDKVETSGVSDCQLYKQAGNAVSVNTVYAILYYLFVHLHLTDE, encoded by the coding sequence ATGAAACAATTAGAACTTTTTTCCGGTGTGGGTGGTTTCCGCCAGGCCTCAGAATTATTGGAAATCGACTTCGGAGTGGAATTCAAAACTGTTGGGTATTCAGAGATAGACGTCAACGCTAAGAGGACATACAACAGTGTCTTCGATACAAATGGCGAGATGGATATCGGCGATATAGTTGAATTCAACAGCGACGAATCGAACATTAAGAGCATCCCAGATATCAGTTTGATAACAGGCGGATTTCCTTGTCAGCCATTCAGTATGATGGGTAAGCAGAAAGGTTTTGATGATGATCGTGGCAACCTTTTCTTCGAAATAATGAAAATCGTACGTATCAAGAAGCCCCGTTACATTCTTCTTGAAAACGTAAAAAATCTCAAAACACACGATTCGGGAGATACCCTCAGCGTCATTATCAGCACTCTTGAATCCGCAAACTATAGGGTAAAAATGGATATTTTCAACACGTCTGATTACGGTCTTGCTCAAACTCGCAATAGGATCTACATATTCGCGTATCCCAAATCTATGGGAGACATTGATTTTTCAAACGGTGTCGTGAAAACTACTTTCGATAAAATTGAGAGAAAGACCTCGATAATGAAGCAAGATAACACACACGAGGTGCTTTCTAAGTCAGTTGATGCCAAATATTTCTTATCCGAAAGGATAAAACCGACTATTCTCGCAAATGGATCGAAGAATTTCCAATCCCGTTCGGAGATCAATCAACTAATTGCCCGTCCGTTAACCGCTACAATGGCTAAAATGCACAGGGCCTGCCAAGACAATTATTTCAGTACGGGATATATCGAATCAGACAATCCCGAGGAATATGTTAAAAAACAATTCTCCAAAGAAGAGTTGGCAAAACAGCCAATTAGGAGAATAACTCCTAGAGAAGCTTTTGCTTTACAAGGTTTTGACTCTACTTACTTCGATAAGGTTGAAACATCGGGAGTTTCTGATTGTCAGTTATACAAACAAGCAGGAAATGCGGTCAGCGTAAACACCGTCTATGCAATATTATATTATCTTTTCGTGCATTTACATCTAACTGATGAGTGA
- a CDS encoding DUF3883 domain-containing protein gives MSDISNPSQSIEIYDQIIGLKKLSGADLGHESTHQTHIGLINSIFKFFEDDDEAESILLYDQMSKTLPASYHRIQPSGGGSGRSIGLRTGINQDASLLKTIREICRKKDCGWYLIWFSLIDKTPVFILFDSESDIYKCLVKNGINPDKRISKGISSDDNRYRTILSCINPILTEYLGGMDKELEIAVQTGNQKTRFTHKNYVKASKRMQEIGREGEEIINRYFQELRTQKKIDEYEWKNKDGESGEPYDFIVKKSDEIVYLDVKTTGYDFSRPMVFSKQEIDFVANSGSNYAIYRVYRGNNAKYCLRVCSNSKENFQKIDTILKECAERLKLLTTLETAKLTIDPNSNDLLFDEEINLDF, from the coding sequence ATGAGTGATATTTCAAACCCTTCACAATCCATAGAAATCTACGACCAGATTATTGGCTTAAAAAAGCTGAGTGGCGCTGATCTAGGGCACGAGTCGACTCATCAAACCCATATCGGTTTAATCAATAGTATCTTTAAGTTTTTTGAGGATGACGATGAGGCCGAATCGATTCTGCTGTACGATCAGATGTCAAAAACACTTCCAGCGAGTTATCACAGAATTCAGCCGTCTGGGGGAGGATCTGGACGTAGCATCGGTCTTCGTACAGGCATAAACCAAGATGCTAGTTTGCTGAAGACAATACGTGAAATCTGTCGGAAGAAGGATTGCGGATGGTATCTTATTTGGTTCAGTCTGATTGATAAAACGCCCGTTTTTATACTATTCGATTCGGAGTCGGATATATACAAATGTCTTGTTAAAAACGGAATTAACCCCGATAAACGCATCTCGAAGGGCATATCTTCTGACGATAATCGTTATAGGACGATTCTTTCCTGCATTAATCCGATTTTGACTGAGTATCTGGGCGGAATGGACAAAGAGTTGGAAATCGCTGTTCAGACAGGTAATCAAAAAACCCGCTTCACTCACAAGAACTACGTAAAAGCATCAAAGAGGATGCAAGAAATCGGTCGTGAAGGCGAGGAAATAATCAACCGGTATTTCCAAGAATTACGTACTCAGAAGAAAATAGATGAATACGAATGGAAGAACAAAGATGGTGAAAGCGGCGAACCGTATGACTTTATCGTAAAAAAATCGGATGAAATCGTATATCTCGACGTAAAGACCACGGGGTACGATTTCTCACGCCCAATGGTCTTCAGTAAGCAGGAAATAGATTTTGTTGCCAATAGCGGTAGCAATTATGCCATTTACAGGGTATATCGCGGCAACAATGCCAAGTATTGCTTAAGAGTGTGTTCCAATTCAAAAGAGAATTTCCAGAAAATCGACACGATATTGAAGGAATGTGCTGAACGCTTGAAGTTGTTAACAACACTTGAAACAGCCAAACTTACCATAGATCCAAACAGCAACGACCTATTGTTCGACGAGGAAATCAATCTTGATTTTTGA